Genomic segment of Pongo pygmaeus isolate AG05252 chromosome 1, NHGRI_mPonPyg2-v2.0_pri, whole genome shotgun sequence:
AATTGGAAAATGCAAATATCATCAACACGTAAATAGGAGGTTTAAATCATATAAGTTAGATACCAGGTTTGCTAAATGTTTCAAGGTTGTACGCTGCCTACTTTACAACttggtaaggcctggggacatatggAATTAACCATGCCCCTTACTAGGATGGAAAAAGTCAAACTTTATCTGCATCTAGTACATAATTGAAACAACTTAccaggttttacattaaagttaaaaattgctaagatttaccattaaaacatgtaaataagacaactaaaaataaatttacatgcaAAATATGTAGgaacagtaaaatgtgtttgtcataaaagattataaaaaggtataaaaatataaaccttgcctatggaaaaaggaatgttttGAAACCAATGTAAGGGTAAAATTTGGCTTTCTTTCAATTGTACAGATTTTTCATGTAATACAgaagaataatgaaatatttgGTTTGCCTTGTTGGTAGACTGCCAGGGAGAGAAAAGAGTAGGTAAAGGTTTTTgcctagttttaaaatttctgagacaTCCTTTtgccaaaataaataacttatgtgTAACCTTGAATTGTATTTCATACCATCAAGTGTTTTGAACCTCTAATTACTAATTAGAGCTTTtagtaaaaattaatgaaatataagTACTACTGTACAAGTAAGAAAAGGaacacacttggctatttttttgaggacatgcatttaattttaaattttacaatttaGATTCAGCATGAATTGCAATAAATGGATCTTCAGCAGAGTTactaatagaaaaattagctttgCCATCGttagaaacataaattttaatgCCTGTGCAATTGCCATTAATTTTATCTCCAGAAATGACATCACAGTATGTGCCAGCAGGAAGACCAGTTTGCAAAGTTAAAGAAAGTgacctgtaaaataaaatttaaggttCATCTTCAATACAATGAAAATCAAGAATACAGGCTAACACAAATAAACAGCATAACTTTACGTTGTAGAAACCTAAGCAGCGAAGTCTCATTAAGAAGAAAACCCATATGCCTCTCTAGTAGGTGGAAATAGCTGTCTAGGACCAAAAGTAACCTTACAGAAAACCTAGCAATTCCCTGGTCAGTAGTGAAAATATTACCAAAACAGGAAAGTTGAAGAATATCACTGAAGACTGGCAGGAATCGTTACACTTTGATAAAGGTGCTACCTTGGTAAAATTAAATTTGTTCTCAAATGAAATTAATACCAATTACTCTTAAAAATGTAAAGGGTATTATATTTTAACCTCCTTCTTTTACCAAGAGGTCAAAACGAAATTGGGATGCACATAAAGATAATCTAGCATTTCTATGAAGAAGTGATAGGTTGAAATATAAagctttttcaaaaaaacattttggtattttcatccacaaaagaaagaaattaaagaactaGACATGGGCTTTTTTGGCAGGAAAGAGATCAAATTGACTTCtatattgatgtatttatttatttttcatcagtgaaatataatttatactaGAGTGAGCTAAGTATGAGTGTCAGTTGGCCTTGGAAAGGGACAATTCAACTGTTTGCACCGAGGTCTTCTGAGCTATATGTTAGGGAATCATTTATACTTCAGGTAAAGCATATAAGAATGACAGATGAAAGGCCAATAATGAGAAGTTTCAGAACTAAAACTCAAATCTCCTGAAGCAAAACACTAACCACAAGatacatattatttatacatatgctttaaaaatattatttgtcacAAGGAGACAGAGAAGTGAAGAAAGTATATCAGAAAACTACCTAGAGTAGTCATTGAGAAAAAGAGTTAGAAATAAAGATACTTTAGTACTGAGGCAGCATTTCTCCATGGTTAAAAAAGCAGGATTataagacacttttttttttaatgatttcacaATCCTTATATTGATTACCTTGTGTATTTTGCGGCAAGTTTAGGTGAGCATATACATGTGCATTCTATATATGCATATGATATTGCAAGGGTGCACAGAAAGGATTCTGCTTACAACAGAAAGCACTTATGAAAACAGAATAATGAAGGAGTAACAACCATCATCCTTTTGCTTCTGCCCAATTTTGATCTCTATTGTCTTCTTGCTCCACTGACTAAACTACTTTTCAAAGATGATAAAAGTcaatgaacagaaaaataaaagaataaaccgAGAACATATtgctacaaaatattatttttaattgatatttactTACCAGTCATCATTGTTGAAAACAATGAATCCTCTGTTTCCTCTCCCAAAAGCCACTTGGTTGCTCCCATTATCATACCAGTTTGTAAAAGGCTGGCCATCCACTACATTGCGGAAAATAACCATGTTCCTAAAAACACAATAGCATATAAAACGTTGGTATTCCTAAACTTCaactgttttaaataaaatgctaagGAAATTTTATTATTAGAGGACATGTCTAAATACAGATTCTCACCTTATTTGGCGCCATCGATGTTCACAGACCCAGTCATTGCCACAAGTAGTGTCTGGATTAATAGTAACTTCTTTAGTTACTCCATTATTATTTGGTGGCCCAACCCAATCATTAACATCCTTAAGTACAGGGAgaaaagccaaattttaccatGCATGTATttacctcttccttctcctttacaCCAAACCCAACTTATCCTGCTACTTGTGTCTCTGCATTCAGCTGTGTCTCTGCATTTAGATTAGAATCCAATGCCTTCATTAATGCTTACAACCCTTTACTGGGTCTTCATCATCTCTCTATCCTCTGGTTTTCTTTTGGCATATTTCAAACAAAGGTAACAAATTTTTATCCCCTCCTTTTCATTCCAAGGAACTGCAAAGGcttctttgctctgtcacccaggctgcagtacagtgccatgatcatagctcactgcagccttgatctcccaggctcaagtgatcctcccatctcagcctccaaagtagctaagGCTGTTGGtgtgcaccacctcacccagctaatttttaaaaaattttcagtagagatgaggtcttgctagcTTGCCCAGataggtcttgaactcctcaggtCAGCTGATCTTCTCGcctggcctcgcaaagtgctgggattacaggtgtgagccactgcacctggcctgcaagAGCTTCTTAACATCACTGTAAGCCATGCAGTGTCATTGAAATGGGAAGGGCATTAGTACTAGAAACACCAGGATTAAAACATAGGCTCTATCACTAGTAGCTGAGAAAATTTAATCAATATACATAatatctctgtgtctcagtttcctcatttgtaaaatgggaatttttttttggctgtaaaaattaagtgatatatgtgaaaatgcctTGAACATGAcatgtgctaaataaatattagaatcatTCATGCTTCTTTTTAGATAAATGTACAAAACAATACATGTgaacattatttataaattgaccacatttttaatattatgtttttctgactggcactttaaaaaatcttcattaAAAAATCCAGAGTAACCTTAGGAAGTTTTTCAGTGTTGACCTTAGAATCATATCATATGGTGAAAAGTGAACAAAactaagagtttttagcatgcagCCGTCCTGGCAAAGTGGAAATGttatagtaatagaaaaaataaaaatactctgtGACTCCTAacatcagaaataaaaccaatcaGTAGAAATTATGAGAAGTTGGCTCAATATAAAAGTAAACCTTCTAAATATTACAGCTGTTTAACAATAGAATCGATTGCTATACAAAGTAGCGGACTTCTCAAACTGAAAGTAATCTAAAAAAAGCTAGCTAGATATCTGTGTGACTCATAGGAAGGAGGAATTTCTGCTTTAGTTCTGAAGTCTCTGATGCTGTTTCTGAACTGTTTAGTTTAAAAGAAAACCTTATACTAGCTTTCCAAATATCTTTACACTCATTCCTCTGTTCCTTTTTGAAACTTCTCATCAGATTAATGTCTTTACCGTACtcccaaatatttttctcattcttaccTTTCTTGGAACACtctaaatttctattctttaatacatatcctttccttcctcttataTGATACTTTCCCTATTTAACTTAGCTCAACtgattcatttctttctattccatataactttttaaaagtatttaacaaacatttatattgTTCTCACTATGGGCAGATGATGTTTTAAGTTCTCTACAAGTGTTGGCATGGATAATCTTCCTATGAACCCTGAGGTAGGTACTTATTCGAAGTATATATTTTAATCCCTGTGTCTAGCTCTTAGTTttgagtgggtttttttttttccacctgtgGGCTAGGGGGATGTTTGTCATATCTCTGAAACAGCTTGTATATTCTTTGTCAATGGAGAATATAAATTTTACTCCTTTAATATAACCTACATTACTAAAATCACAGCCCTGTATCCAGTTtacaattaattaaatatttgttgaataaatatataattaatacttGTTATATTAATTTAGAATAagattgcttcttttttcttcagaaaaggaTATATTGAACAACTCCAAAACTTACTTTTCCATTTTGAAACTGTCTTGACCAACGGTAGCTTGACATTACTCGTGTAAATCCATAAGGATGAGCAAGCATAAATCCAACTGCCATTTTATATAGCCTGaaagttatataattatattatcatAGTATATCAGAATATTCTTACCATCATTGAAAGAtgtgtttaaaaaatagagaacttGGTTTTCTACCTAGCATCCCAGAAGGTAAGAATAGAGGCTCCTCCAGCCCCATGTCCTCGTTGATTGTCATGGTTATCCACAAAGACAAGTGCTCTGTCAGAAGGCACGAAACCCCAACCTTCTCCCCAGttcctatttttgaaaaataagatataTGTTGATGTATCATTTCACAACAGTTTGAGAGTAACTTAAGTGTGTATCTCTTTCTGCATGGCATGGCATCTGAAGATTAAATTCTTTCTCTAATTAAATGGTTTTTCTgtaagagagatatatatatacacacacacacacacatatatatatacacatcaaacACACACGTGTGTAATCTACATATATGGTccatatttgcatatacatgtatGGAATACTTATATTCATATTACAAATATAAgatttttgttattaaataagGTCCTTTCAGAGGTTTCAGCACATTATAAGTTAGAGGCACTCCAGAAGGATCAATATCCACATCACATTATACCGAATGTCAAACTAGACTAAAATAAAGCTTCAATACTGTAttgttataatataaatattttatatttttaattcatataatatatgtaaattctACAGGATGGAAACTTTGTACATACTTTATACATGATAGGATCATTTTAATAATAACCTGGCTTTAGAAGATTATATGCAAACATCAGTCAAATCCAGTATATTCATCTCGTACTTAGACGAAAACTCATAGGGTATGTTTAGCATTCCTAGGCATACTGCCTTGTGACAGACACTCTAAATACAAAAGATGATTGATTAGAGTTTAGGGCTCTAGAATACTTATCATTAACAATTGACTCCTTGATAGTTGTCTCAATAAGAATGTTCCAGAAGGTAAGTCACACTGAGGTAGTATGACTAACAGATCCATGAAATACTTCAGGGGAAaagttgtatttatttactttaagtaagacatcttctctccattccacttgcGAATAACTGTGCCGAGTTTTGCACCATACTTGAATTCTGTCACCCGGCCATTTCCAAAGTACTCACTGCTTTTAATTGGCTCACCACCCAGATCAATTACCTAGTagaaatttaggaaaaaataacGTTTTGCATAAGGACTTTAAAGCATTTTAACCAATaagttaatattatataaaaaatagctttcagctatttgttatttattaataaattaagctatttattatttctttttgtcttgttttgttttgttttttagtgacagggttttgctatatcATCCAGgatggtcccaaactcctggcctcaagcaatcctcctgccgcagcatcccaaagtgctgagattacttgcacgagccaccacgcctggtcctaTTTGTTATACGAAATGTGCAAAAAggttttcttattcttattatcTCAACaggtaatatttttatatcttttatttgaTAAAGTATATACTACAATATTGAAAGAAGTATAATGTCAAAGATACCGGTTGTCCTGTGAGAACACTTACCTAATTTTTAGTCTTGTacattaatgataataataacagctcACAGTAATAAAACATTTAGTATCGACTGAAATGCCTTGATAAATATTAACTTGTTTCATTATCCAAAGAAAGTAAAGACATAACTATTATCAGTATCCTACATTCTGTGTACCTCCATAAAACATGTGATAAAGAATTAGATATGCTGTATGTGAAGAAGAGGAGGTTAAAGAACACTGTTTTATGTAAATGTCTCATTCCTTATCCAACataaattgcatttttaattaaatcttccattaattttataatgaataagatgatattttatatgcatataagtATTGATGTACCTCCTGGTAAATGAAAGGTTTACTTCCTTCAGGGAACCAGTTACTGTTTAGATTATGCAGTTTGTCCAAAACTGCCTTTATGTCTCCAGGCCACATGTGCTTGGAAGCATCAAGTCTGAACCCTGCAACACCAATGTCAATGAGACGGTTCATATATTCGGCAATCTTGGAACGCACATAATCTTTCTCCAGTGCAAGATCAAGAAGACCAGTCAGACGACAATCTCTGACCTGTTGAGGTAAAAATGTTATGATTGATTCATAAAACCTCATTTTTCACCTGAGAATACAtttgattattcatttattctgtgATTCCTCAAGAGATATTCTATAgtgatttccttgcattgggcacTGGGGATGCTCACATTCTACTATAGATgtatctttgaaatattttctaatagaaAATAGAGAATTTAGGAAATAAAGTCGATGAGATTTTTAATTGATTGGGAACTTCTTAAAAGTGGGCAAATGTGTATTGATTAAAAATCTTAAATCAATAtttaaaggttttaaaatatgGATTTGAGTTTCTTAAAGTAGTCAAACTTGTTAACCTATGTCCCTAAGAGAtctaaattcatatttaaaatgaaattcaattAGCTACATGTCTACAAGAAAAGGTATATATCACTCTTTATTCAGATGACTCTCATAAAAAAATTTACCTGAGTAGCATCGTTGTAGTTCTCGATATCTCCACTTCCAGTTTTACATTTACCATCATTAAAATCCCATCCCGAATATGGGACTGCTGGAAAGTCCCTACTTCCAGGGTTGAAGTAACTTCCACAGGTACTGCTCGTTCCTGCACTCACAGCATTACCACACATATGATTAATTACAGCATCCACATAAATACGAACCTAGAAAGCAAAGTTTCTACTTCAGTGTGACTTACAGAGAGGTAGAAATTCCAAGAATTATTGATTCAAGTTTATACTATGTtaataaaactccaaaatattttatgatatctTGTAACTGTTTTCCTACAAGATCAAAAATCGACtgtgaaaggaaagtaatgtgaacAAAACACCTACATTCATTCTAGACACTTGGTCAAATATTTATAGGAATGATAAATTCAGAGACCAGAAACTACCATAAATAGGAGGAAATGCAAAAAGCCCACTTCGGGGAGACAAAACTCAGATGAGAGTGGAAAGGTTATTGTTTTGGAAagttcagtggttgccaggagaaAGCCTGTACTCTATTAagcttttgaagaaaaataaggtaGCTATTAATCTCAATTTAGGCTCCTCATTAAATAGAGAAGCTAGCTATTCACCATGAAAAACCCTAGAATTATGGATGGAGACACAAGTCACCTAAAATTGATAGCAAATATTGTAACTGGAATTATAATTCCTAACCAGAAAAGTGTTTCCAGGAAATACGGACAGATATAAGGGTTAAAATTTGATGTTTTGCTTTAGAAGCAAATTCTGCTTTAAACTTTAACTTATCTCTTTAGTAGACAGcacatacacaaatattcacAAAAGTTGAACATAAGGAAACAGttaattttgagttttaaattatggagaaaaatttaaaaaaataaaatatagaaaactttctgctgaaaaggagcaagaaaaaagagaaagagaccatTTTCCTGtctgttatttttaaaggaaactagAATTCACTTACTCCCACATTGTTGCATCTTGTCACCATGTTTCTAAATTCATCTTCATTTCCAGATCTTGTGCATAATTTATAGCTAACTGGTTGGTATCTTTCCCACCAAGGTCGGAAAGGGTTGTAAATTGCTACATTTTCATTTGGTGGGGAGACCTACAAATTAAAGAGTCTTCATAAGTACCAAATCATGTCTTACAGTATATCATTGAATGTTCTAGAAACTAATCAATAGTATAAAAATTCTTGAATCTTGGTACATGCAGCTATCTCTTGGAAATATTAACAGCACATTGGAGGGCTCTTGTTGAAGAAAGATTAtctcagaaacaaaatataaagttgCCAAGAATGCTACATAGATTTTTCCTCAGAAATCTCTTTTACTTAGAATACTTACCTGTGAAGTAAAATGCTGCCCAAGCTTCACAGATGAGTTCAGAATACTATTTCCTACAAGCACAGTGAATTCTGCAATTGATACTGTGAATCATACCCACCTGAACTCCTCCAAATCCCTTGGGAGCTAAATATCGCTCACATTCAAGAGCAATATCAACCCATCGCCATTCAAACAGATGAACAATAGATGTCCGTCCTTGTTGTGTATTTGGGGAATACTGAGCCCAGCAGAAACCAATGGTTAAAAGCAACAGAAAGAACTTCATTTTGCTTTGAAGTTGTCAGTGTCCTTTCCAGAAACTATTTATATTCGTGTAAGAAGCACATTTTACAAAGTAAATATTAGCATGAATAAATACTTGAGGGCAAACTGTTTATTCATAATCTGAAAAGGATTATCAATAATAATCCTAACAGCTGAAGAACATTAAAAAGTCTCTCATGGAGATCATCCAAATGACCTTTTAgatattaatgtttttctttggttctggcagcacttttatttttccttaaacagTGACCCATTGCTGGGGCCTAATGTTCTCACATAACAGTGGAAAACCAAAATTTGTTGTCATCTCTTTAAAGATCGAGAATGGTGTACaaaaaaactttacataaattaaaaggatGAATACATTTACAGGTATAAATGTGAACCCCTTCCAACTCAAGGCAAGTAACAGCCCACGGTGCTCTGTCAGACAACATAAGCTAAGAAAGGAAACTGGGTCCTATGGCTTGGGCTTTCCAACCCTGACAGACCAACAGGACAGAAACCAGTGGTCCAGGAGCCCTTACCAGCCTCTAGACAAATCCCAGAACACTCAGCCTTGACACATTAATACCCTGCACAGATCAGAGACTGCTGTCCACACAGACTCACCAAGCCAAATTTGTCTTACACAAGCACGTTTTTAGCCATGAAGTGACCAAGCCACCTGTAGTAAAGACTGAAATCAGAGATATGTACAGATACCAAGGGGAACAGTTAACTTGAATACAAGGTCAAAATCAGCAACACATTCTACAATCCAGCGCTGATATTGAGAGGAGAGAAAGACCTTCTCCcgttgttttatattgttttctattcAGTAAAAACAACaagtaagtaaaaccaaataCATGCAGCCCAGCGCCAGGcctgaaaccaggcctgggcctgattggcctaaacccagtagttaaaaatcaacttatGATTTAGAAGCCGATattattcacaggttccagacaTTGTACAAAAGAACTCTGTGAAACTCCCCGCCCTGATCTGTTTCTCCCAGACCAGCGGTGCATGTAGTCCTTGTCATGTATCCCTTGCTTGAGCAAATCAGTcacgaccctttcatgtgaaatctttagttttttgagcccttaaaaaggacagaaattgtgcactcaAGCTCAGATTTTGAGACAGTAGCCGGttgatgctcccagctgaataaagcccttccttctacaactcggtgtctgagagtTTTTGTCTGAGGCTCATCCTGCTACAATGTCAGATACAAGCTTCAAGGACAACTTCTTTCCAAAGGCTTATTCCAGTTTGGTGCAGCTAGCATgaagtgtattttttaatttacctgACCAGATGCACATAGGGAGAACACATTCTTTTTTGAATTGTCTATATGGAGTCAGAAGTTGAGTCTTTTAAAGGattgaaatgaaacagaatattcTAACTGGACTAAGATCATATGATATGCACCTTGTTAATATgaacatttatttccaaatattttgtttttataagaagTGTTATAATGAACATCTGTATACAAGTTTACACATGGGTAATTCTGTATGCTAGATAAACATATGGTAAACTtgaagcatatttttatattttcatattgtgCAAAATTGCCCTtacaaatttatcaatttttacttTCTAGTAGCAGTATATTATAGTACCTTTTGCCACACACCAACCAAAAATTAATATTATCATAGCTCTACGTTTTGACTAATAGATTAAAAATGATTTGGGTCGGGCGcgtgtctcactcctgtaatcccagcactttccgaAGCtgcggcgggcagatcacaaggtcaggaggcggagaccatcctggctaacatggtgaaaccctgtctctatgaaaaacacaaaaaaatagccaggcatggtggcaggcgcctgtagtcccaactactctggaggctgaggcggaagaatgggGGCCTGAGCGTGGTAGGCGtgtgcagtgagcccagatcctgccaatgcactccagcctgggcgacagaggaagactccgtctcaaaaaaaaaaaaaaaagatgtgtgttTTTTCCCAATTACTAGCAAGGCTGAACATCATTTCACATTTTTTGGCCTTTTGAGTTTTCTCTTGAaatttgcttcttccttttcccatctggttttgctttaattattttttttcttattgaatgtTTTGAGTTCTTATGTTGTTATCATTTGTCATGTATTGCAAATCTATTGTCCTAATATATCACTGTTTTTTGAAGTCTTTCCAGTGCAAATTTAAGCAATCATGGATGCTGGTAAGAATTAGGACAGTGTCAAAGGTATgcctgaattattattttttgtccaaCTACACTCATGCATTCCTTAATGACAGCAGTATGTTCTGAAGAGAAAGCCATTAGGTAATTAAGCCACTGTGCAAATGTCATAGAATGGACTTCATTAACCTAGATGGCTTAGCCTAtttctcctaggctacaaacctgtagagcatgttactgtactgaatactataggcaactgtaacacagtgtacttgtgtatctaaataCACTTAAACATAGGAAACTTCCAATAAAAATATGGCATAATAAACTTAACGGGACCACCATCATTTatatggtgcatgactgtattcaACATGCAAAAGGTTTTAAGTTTTAAAGTGATTATTTGTTTAACTACAGTGATTCCTCCTCCCTCCATATCCAtgaggaattggttccaggaatCACCATGGATACTTAAAGTAAAAACTACTCAagtcttttatataaaatatagtatttgcatataacctttACATCATCTCAGATTACTTATAATAACGAATGCAACGTAAATGCTATGTCAAAAGTTGTGATACTGTgttgtttagaaaataatgacaagaaaaaagtcaacACATGTTCAGTATAGATGCAACCatcatttttcttgtcttatcCTTAGATCTTGTTTAATAAGATTACATTTAAGACTAAGTGGTAAGGAGGATgggaagagagacagaggaacGATGTATTAATGATAGctttggtggtggttgttgttgaGGTGTCcctatgtcacctaggctggagtgcagagatgcaatcatggttcactgcagcctcaaactcctgggcttaagtgagcctcgctcctcagcctcccaagttgttgggattacaagctaGACCCATTATGCCTAGCAatgataagtttttttttcagagttaaacatcattattttttatattgaaatatcTTTTAATACTTTTTCTGAAATAGTACTGATTACTTAGAACCCAAAGTCTGGAAaccattgaaaaaaattattccaataGTCCCTTTCACTGTTAACATTCTCTGATCCTATGATTTGTCCTTCTCTTCACATTCTACATCCTAATGGCAATATGAAAATCAAAGAgcttaaggaaatgttgtggcTGTATCAATCAGGACAGAATAGGTTATTCTGCAGtaataaaagaaactaaaatttttcAGTGGCTTACAATAACCAAGTTTCTCATGTTCAACTAGGATCAACAACAGCACTCTTATTAGTCCCTTTGTAATGTCACAAAAACTTCATTTTGACACATGCCTTAGCAATCGGGAACTCCCCAAAGTAAAACATTCtttctgctcacatttcaaaGCCAAAGAAAATCATGCGTACATTCTCAAATTCAACAGGATGAGAGTATTTTATTTGCAGGGTGGATCAATTATATTTCTGAACAATAGTACACTGCATATATGAGATCTGAAATAAAAACtgtcagaggaaaaataaaagaattttcactggagtgaacatttgaaaaataagaaatatgagtttaatatatatttttaagaaaaatgcaaTATGTACAGAGCTTCTCACATTCAACCTCAGTCTCTTACACCTCCATCCTTTCCTTTGATAGCAAGACATTCAATTTCTTCCAAGTTTATATGATCATTGCTATGCATGTTTTCATGACTTACTTCATCTAATGTTCTCATAAACAACATATATTGGTATTTTACATAGTTACCTTTTCCTAAGCTTTGAAAAGTTTCATGAAATTGCTCACATCTTCTTAAATTTTGGATATTCAAAGATTCTGGTACATAAATACCATATTAATtgctattttataatttacaaaaaaattaaaataaaatttcttatgtaaaaaatatatatattttttaatcttactccatcacccaagcaggagtgcaatggtgcaatctcagctcactgcaatctctacctctgagttcaaatgattctcctgcctcagcctcctaagtagatgggaccacaggcacatgcaatCATAaccagcaattttttttgtatttttagtagagatggggtcacaccatgttggccaagctggtctcaaacccctgacctcacgttgatccgcctgcgttggcctcccaatgtgctgagattacaagcatgagccactgcacctggcctctttctttcATGTCTAATTGACACCTTTTAAATGGATATAACTGCCTCAAGTATTTATATATTAGTCATAGATGTTCTAGTCTTATTTGATTTCCGAGGTTTTTTTCATTGCTTAGACCTTGTGCATGTTGGGTACAGGGTGTATCATTCCTGATGCATTTTcaatgctctgtgtgtgtgtgtgtgtgtgtgtgtgtgtgtgtat
This window contains:
- the LOC129040407 gene encoding pancreatic alpha-amylase: MKFFLLLLTIGFCWAQYSPNTQQGRTSIVHLFEWRWVDIALECERYLAPKGFGGVQVSPPNENVAIYNPFRPWWERYQPVSYKLCTRSGNEDEFRNMVTRCNNVGVRIYVDAVINHMCGNAVSAGTSSTCGSYFNPGSRDFPAVPYSGWDFNDGKCKTGSGDIENYNDATQVRDCRLTGLLDLALEKDYVRSKIAEYMNRLIDIGVAGFRLDASKHMWPGDIKAVLDKLHNLNSNWFPEGSKPFIYQEVIDLGGEPIKSSEYFGNGRVTEFKYGAKLGTVIRKWNGEKMSYLKNWGEGWGFVPSDRALVFVDNHDNQRGHGAGGASILTFWDARLYKMAVGFMLAHPYGFTRVMSSYRWSRQFQNGKDVNDWVGPPNNNGVTKEVTINPDTTCGNDWVCEHRWRQIRNMVIFRNVVDGQPFTNWYDNGSNQVAFGRGNRGFIVFNNDDWSLSLTLQTGLPAGTYCDVISGDKINGNCTGIKIYVSNDGKANFSISNSAEDPFIAIHAESKL